The Lycium barbarum isolate Lr01 chromosome 10, ASM1917538v2, whole genome shotgun sequence genome includes a region encoding these proteins:
- the LOC132612597 gene encoding mediator of RNA polymerase II transcription subunit 15a isoform X5 → METLKRHLPVSGQEGVQELKKIAIRFEEKIYNAATSQQDYLRKISLKMLTMETKSQPNAANGGQSAPGPGSHSIQSQVNSQAQQLPVLANQNQTRQPLMQQNIQNNMASTGLQNSASLTPALPPVSNLTQGNMQNVGGQNPNLQTMPNVGQSSVGSAIGQGMPPNMVPNSQRQMQMQGRQQQVLSQQQQQQSQTTQQYLYQQQLQQQMMKQKFQPGNTSQSLMQSHMQQQQQQPQDQQQQQQQQQNLLQPTQTQPSQQAMMQPSSMQSTSLSNLQQNQQSAVQQSTQSVLHQRQQSVMRQQAPMLHQQQSSMLQQPILPAQQHQQQQQQQQQQLIAQQTNVANLQQNQLMGQQNPMPDVQQRLVGQQNNYNSLQQQQQFNQQNNFQNMHQQQLGSQSNIAGVQQQQLSGSQQPGNSGLTSNQHPIHMLQQSKVPGQQQMLQGATTLLPSQGQQSQSQPAQQQMMSQSQSQPGQLQPPLGLQQQTNQLQREMQQRLQTSAPLLQQQNAMEQQKQLYQSQRAAPEASSTSLDSTAQTGNANAVDWQEEVYQKIKSMKEMYLSELNDLYQKIATKVQQHDSLPQRPQNEQIEKLKMFKMTLERIVLFLRLNKHEIQLSHKEKLHSVEKHISFFLSSNRPRKPASSPLQGQLPQSSMQLQQPQSLDGQTNPSMQPVQGSMAAMQQNNLTNLQHNSLSGVSTISNSQQHMINTGQPGSSVDLGQGNSLNSLQQVATSSLQQNPVNSPQQVNISSLSSQSGSNPVQANLGSLQQNSNALQQSLPKQHEQQMLQNQQLRQQYHQRQQMQHHIFQRQQLMQQQQAKQQQTAQLPAHQMSQLHQMTDANDLKMRQQMGMKAGVLQQQQSVGQRVGSHHPQLKSGISSPQVHQALSPQVTQHPSPQIDQQNMLASLTKAGTPLQSTSSPFVVPSPSTPLAPSPMPGDSEKVSAGLASHSIAGNIMHQQATAASAPAQSLAIGTPGISASPLLAEFTPLDGTHANGSAADSGKSSVEQPLERLMKVVKNMSAKALNSSVSDISSVVSMMDRIAGSAPGNGSRAAVGEDLVAMTKCRLQARNYFTQDGPTGTKKMKRYTTSNVVSSNGSVNDSFWQLNFSEASELESTATSDVKKSRAEVNHALVEEIHKINLQLIDTVVKISDEGIDPSALAAATEGGEGTTVKCSFTAVSLSSSLKAQYASAQMSPIQPLRLLVPVNYPNCSPILLDKFPVEISKEYEDLSMKAKSRFSVSLRSLSQPMCLKDIAKTWDVCARAVICEYAQQSGGGTFSSKYGSWENISSAA, encoded by the exons ATGGAGACCTTAAAGAGGCATCTTCCTGTCTCTGGGCAAGAAGGCGTACAAGAACTCAAGAAAATTGCAATAAGGTTTGAAGAAAAGATATATAATGCTGCTACAAGTCAG CAAGATTATCTGCGGAAAATATCTTTAAAGATGCTGACCATGGAGACAAAATCTCAGCCCAATGCTGCAAATGGTGGTCAGAGTGCCCCGGGCCCAG GATCCCACAGCATACAGTCCCAAGTTAACAGCCAAGCACAGCAACTTCCTGTACTGGCCAATCAAAATCAAACACGACAACCACTGATGCAGCAAAACATTCAGAACAACATGGCATCAACTGGGCTGCAAAATTCTGCTAGTTTGACTCCTGCACTTCCTCCTGTGAGTAATTTGACGCAGGGTAACATGCAAAATGTTGGGGGCCAGAATCCAAATTTGCAAACTATGCCAAATGTTGGTCAAAGCTCAGTAGGAAGTGCCATTGGTCAAGGCATGCCTCCCAATATGGTTCCTAATTCTCAGAGGCAGATGCAGATGCAGGGAAGACAACAACAGGTTCTTTCTCAACAGCAACAGCAGCAGTCACAGACAACACAGCAATATCTTTACCAGCAGCAGCTGCAGCAGCAGATGATGAAGCAGAAATTTCAGCCGGGAAACACTTCACAGTCCTTGATGCAATCTCACATgcagcaacagcagcagcagccgcaggaccagcagcagcagcaacaacagcaACAGAACCTTCTACAGCCTACTCAGACACAACCTTCTCAGCAAGCTATGATGCAACCTTCTTCAATGCAATCTACTTCTTTGTCTAACCTTCAGCAAAATCAACAGTCTGCCGTTCAACAGTCAACGCAATCTGTACTTCACCAACGGCAACAATCAGTTATGAGACAGCAGGCTCCCatgcttcatcaacaacaatcgTCAATGCTACAGCAACCAATTTTACCAGCGCAACAGCATCAACAACAGCAACAGCAACAGCAACAGCAGCTGATTGCACAACAGACAAATGTTGCAAACCTCCAGCAGAACCAACTGATGGGCCAACAGAATCCGATGCCTGATGTGCAGCAGAGGCTAGTGGGCCAACAGAACAACTATAACAGtctgcagcagcagcagcagtttaATCAGCAAAACAACTTTCAAAATATGCATCAGCAGCAGTTGGGGTCTCAAAGTAATATTGCTGGGGTCCAGCAGCAACAGTTGTCTGGAAGTCAACAACCTGGTAACTCTGGCTTGACGTCTAATCAGCACCCTatccatatgttgcaacaatcaAAAGTTCCTGGACAACAACAAATGCTGCAGGGTGCTACAACCTTGTTACCAAGTCAAGGTCAACAATCGCAGTCGCAGCCAGCACAACAGCAAATGATGTCTCAGAGTCAATCACAACCAGGACAGTTACAACCACCTTTGGGTTTGCAGCAACAGACGAATCAATTGCAAAGGGAAATGCAACAGAGGCTTCAAACATCTGCTCCCTTGCTTCAACAGCAGAATGCAATGGAACAGCAGAAGCAGCTATATCAATCACAAAGAGCCGCACCAGAAGCCTCATCAA CATCTTTAGATTCTACAGCTCAGACGGGAAATGCAAATGCAGTTGATTGGCAGGAGGAGGTTTACCAAAAG ATAAAGTCTATGAAGGAGATGTATTTGTCAGAGCTCAATGATCTATACCAGAAAATTGCTACTAAAGTGCAGCAG CATGATTCTCTTCCTCAGCGTCCTCAAAACGAGCAAATTGAAAAGCTCAAGATGTTCAAGATGACACTGGAACGCATTGTGCTTTTCTTGCGGCTTAACAAGCATGAAATTCAACTTTCTCACAAGGAGAAACTGCATTCGGTTGAGAAGCACATAAGTTTCTTTCTTAGTTCCAATAGGCCGCGCAAGCCTGCTTCTTCTCCACTGCAGGGGCAACTTCCTCAGTCTTCCATGCAGCTTCAGCAACCACAGTCTCTTGATGGTCAAACTAATCCATCGATGCAACCCGTACAGGGTTCCATGGCGGCAATGCAGCAGAACAATCTCACCAACTTGCAACATAATTCCTTGTCTGGCGTGTCGACAATTTCCAACTCTCAGCAACATATGATAAATACAGGACAGCCTGGTTCCAGTGTGGATTTGGGACAGGGTAATTCATTGAACTCACTGCAGCAGGTGGCTACCAGCTCTTTACAACAGAATCCTGTTAACAGTCCTCAACAAGTTAACATAAGCTCATTAAGTTCACAAAGTGGATCGAACCCTGTGCAGGCAAACCTCGGTTCCCTACAGCAAAATTCAAACGCCTTGCAACAGTCGCTTCCTAAACAGCACGAGCAGCAAATGTTGCAGAACCAGCAATTAAGACAGCAGTACCACCAGCGGCAGCAGATGCAGCACCATATTTTTCAGAGACAGCAGTTAATGCAACAGCAGCAAGCAAAGCAACAGCAGACTGCGCAATTGCCAGCTCACCAGATGTCGCAGCTTCACCAGATGACTGATGCTAATGACCTAAAGATGAGGCAGCAAATGGGAATGAAAGCAGGAGTTTTACAGCAACAGCAGTCAGTTGGCCAGCGTGTTGGATCTCATCATCCGCAATTGAAGTCGGGAATATCTTCACCTCAAGTCCATCAGGCACTATCTCCTCAGGTTACCCAACATCCTTCTCCTCAAATTGACCAACAAAATATGTTGGCATCTCTTACCAAAGCGGGGACTCCTCTCCAATCCACAAGCTCACCATTTGTTGTCCCATCTCCTTCAACTCCCTTGGCTCCATCTCCAATGCCAGGGGATTCTGAAAAAGTTAGTGCTGGCCTTGCGTCACATTCCATAGCTGGAAATATAATGCATCAGCAAGCTACTGCTGCTTCTGCACCTGCCCAATCCCTTGCAATTGGTACTCCTGGGATATCAGCCTCACCTTTGCTTGCAGAGTTTACTCCTCTAGATGGTACACATGCCAATGGCTCAGCTGCTGATTCTGGCAAGTCAAGTGTTGAACAACCACTGGAACGTTTGATGAAAGTG GTTAAAAACATGTCCGCCAAAGCATTGAATTCGTCTGTTAGTGACATCAGTTCGGTGGTCAGTATGATGGATCGAATAGCAGGATCTGCACCAGGAAATGGATCAAGAGCAGCTGTTGGCGAAGATTTGGTTGCCATGACCAAATGTCGTCTCCAAGCGAGAAACTACTTTACGCAGGATGGACCTACAGGAACAAAGAAAATGAAGCGATATACAACTTCCAACGTTGTTTCATCAAACGGCAGTGTAAATGATAGTTTCTGGCAGTTGAATTTTTCTGAAGCATCTGAGTTAGAGTCAACAGCAACATCCGATGTCAAAAAATCTAGGGCAGAG GTTAATCATGCACTGGTTGAAGAGATACATAAAATCAATCTGCAACTTATTGACACTGTTGTAAAGATTAGTGACGAAGGTATTGATCCAAGTGCTCTTGCAGCTGCAACAGAGGGCGGTGAAGGCACTACTGTTAAGTGTTCCTTCACTGCCGTTTCGTTGAGTTCAAGCTTAAAAGCACAGTATGCTTCAGCGCAGATG TCTCCAATTCAGCCTTTGAGATTGCTCGTTCCAGTTAATTATCCGAACTGCTCTCCAATTTTGTTGGACAAGTTTCCAGTTGAAATCAG TAAGGAGTATGAAGATCTATCCATGAAGGCCAAATCAAGGTTTAGCGTTTCTCTGCGAAGTCTTTCACAGCCGATGTGTCTAAAAGACATAGCCAAGACTTGGGATGTTTGTGCCCGTGCTGTAATTTGTGAGTATGCGCAGCAAAGTGGTGGAGGAACCTTCAGCTCGAAGTACGGGTCTTGGGAGAATATTTCGAGTGCAGCATGA
- the LOC132612597 gene encoding mediator of RNA polymerase II transcription subunit 15a isoform X4, which produces MDGNNWRGTQQGQAGDVAGAPTGAPTGTMDSGEWRTQLLPDSRQRIVNKIMETLKRHLPVSGQEGVQELKKIAIRFEEKIYNAATSQQDYLRKISLKMLTMETKSQPNAANGGQSAPGPGSHSIQSQVNSQAQQLPVLANQNQTRQPLMQQNIQNNMASTGLQNSASLTPALPPVSNLTQGNMQNVGGQNPNLQTMPNVGQSSVGSAIGQGMPPNMVPNSQRQMQMQGRQQQVLSQQQQQQSQTTQQYLYQQQLQQQMMKQKFQPGNTSQSLMQSHMQQQQQQPQDQQQQQQQQQNLLQPTQTQPSQQAMMQPSSMQSTSLSNLQQNQQSAVQQSTQSVLHQRQQSVMRQQAPMLHQQQSSMLQQPILPAQQHQQQQQQQQQQLIAQQTNVANLQQNQLMGQQNPMPDVQQRLVGQQNNYNSLQQQQQFNQQNNFQNMHQQQLGSQSNIAGVQQQQLSGSQQPGNSGLTSNQHPIHMLQQSKVPGQQQMLQGATTLLPSQGQQSQSQPAQQQMMSQSQSQPGQLQPPLGLQQQTNQLQREMQQRLQTSAPLLQQQNAMEQQKQLYQSQRAAPEASSTSLDSTAQTGNANAVDWQEEVYQKIKSMKEMYLSELNDLYQKIATKVQQHDSLPQRPQNEQIEKLKMFKMTLERIVLFLRLNKHEIQLSHKEKLHSVEKHISFFLSSNRPRKPASSPLQGQLPQSSMQLQQPQSLDGQTNPSMQPVQGSMAAMQQNNLTNLQHNSLSGVSTISNSQQHMINTGQPGSSVDLGQGNSLNSLQQANLGSLQQNSNALQQSLPKQHEQQMLQNQQLRQQYHQRQQMQHHIFQRQQLMQQQQAKQQQTAQLPAHQMSQLHQMTDANDLKMRQQMGMKAGVLQQQQSVGQRVGSHHPQLKSGISSPQVHQALSPQVTQHPSPQIDQQNMLASLTKAGTPLQSTSSPFVVPSPSTPLAPSPMPGDSEKVSAGLASHSIAGNIMHQQATAASAPAQSLAIGTPGISASPLLAEFTPLDGTHANGSAADSGKSSVEQPLERLMKVVKNMSAKALNSSVSDISSVVSMMDRIAGSAPGNGSRAAVGEDLVAMTKCRLQARNYFTQDGPTGTKKMKRYTTSNVVSSNGSVNDSFWQLNFSEASELESTATSDVKKSRAEVNHALVEEIHKINLQLIDTVVKISDEGIDPSALAAATEGGEGTTVKCSFTAVSLSSSLKAQYASAQMSPIQPLRLLVPVNYPNCSPILLDKFPVEISKEYEDLSMKAKSRFSVSLRSLSQPMCLKDIAKTWDVCARAVICEYAQQSGGGTFSSKYGSWENISSAA; this is translated from the exons atggaTGGGAATAATTGGAGGGGCACACAACAAGGTCAAGCCGGTGATGTTGCCGGAGCTCCGACCGGGGCTCCTACTGGAACTATGGATTCCGGTGAATGGCGGACTCAACTATTACCCGATTCTCGTCAAAGGATTGTTAACAAGAT AATGGAGACCTTAAAGAGGCATCTTCCTGTCTCTGGGCAAGAAGGCGTACAAGAACTCAAGAAAATTGCAATAAGGTTTGAAGAAAAGATATATAATGCTGCTACAAGTCAG CAAGATTATCTGCGGAAAATATCTTTAAAGATGCTGACCATGGAGACAAAATCTCAGCCCAATGCTGCAAATGGTGGTCAGAGTGCCCCGGGCCCAG GATCCCACAGCATACAGTCCCAAGTTAACAGCCAAGCACAGCAACTTCCTGTACTGGCCAATCAAAATCAAACACGACAACCACTGATGCAGCAAAACATTCAGAACAACATGGCATCAACTGGGCTGCAAAATTCTGCTAGTTTGACTCCTGCACTTCCTCCTGTGAGTAATTTGACGCAGGGTAACATGCAAAATGTTGGGGGCCAGAATCCAAATTTGCAAACTATGCCAAATGTTGGTCAAAGCTCAGTAGGAAGTGCCATTGGTCAAGGCATGCCTCCCAATATGGTTCCTAATTCTCAGAGGCAGATGCAGATGCAGGGAAGACAACAACAGGTTCTTTCTCAACAGCAACAGCAGCAGTCACAGACAACACAGCAATATCTTTACCAGCAGCAGCTGCAGCAGCAGATGATGAAGCAGAAATTTCAGCCGGGAAACACTTCACAGTCCTTGATGCAATCTCACATgcagcaacagcagcagcagccgcaggaccagcagcagcagcaacaacagcaACAGAACCTTCTACAGCCTACTCAGACACAACCTTCTCAGCAAGCTATGATGCAACCTTCTTCAATGCAATCTACTTCTTTGTCTAACCTTCAGCAAAATCAACAGTCTGCCGTTCAACAGTCAACGCAATCTGTACTTCACCAACGGCAACAATCAGTTATGAGACAGCAGGCTCCCatgcttcatcaacaacaatcgTCAATGCTACAGCAACCAATTTTACCAGCGCAACAGCATCAACAACAGCAACAGCAACAGCAACAGCAGCTGATTGCACAACAGACAAATGTTGCAAACCTCCAGCAGAACCAACTGATGGGCCAACAGAATCCGATGCCTGATGTGCAGCAGAGGCTAGTGGGCCAACAGAACAACTATAACAGtctgcagcagcagcagcagtttaATCAGCAAAACAACTTTCAAAATATGCATCAGCAGCAGTTGGGGTCTCAAAGTAATATTGCTGGGGTCCAGCAGCAACAGTTGTCTGGAAGTCAACAACCTGGTAACTCTGGCTTGACGTCTAATCAGCACCCTatccatatgttgcaacaatcaAAAGTTCCTGGACAACAACAAATGCTGCAGGGTGCTACAACCTTGTTACCAAGTCAAGGTCAACAATCGCAGTCGCAGCCAGCACAACAGCAAATGATGTCTCAGAGTCAATCACAACCAGGACAGTTACAACCACCTTTGGGTTTGCAGCAACAGACGAATCAATTGCAAAGGGAAATGCAACAGAGGCTTCAAACATCTGCTCCCTTGCTTCAACAGCAGAATGCAATGGAACAGCAGAAGCAGCTATATCAATCACAAAGAGCCGCACCAGAAGCCTCATCAA CATCTTTAGATTCTACAGCTCAGACGGGAAATGCAAATGCAGTTGATTGGCAGGAGGAGGTTTACCAAAAG ATAAAGTCTATGAAGGAGATGTATTTGTCAGAGCTCAATGATCTATACCAGAAAATTGCTACTAAAGTGCAGCAG CATGATTCTCTTCCTCAGCGTCCTCAAAACGAGCAAATTGAAAAGCTCAAGATGTTCAAGATGACACTGGAACGCATTGTGCTTTTCTTGCGGCTTAACAAGCATGAAATTCAACTTTCTCACAAGGAGAAACTGCATTCGGTTGAGAAGCACATAAGTTTCTTTCTTAGTTCCAATAGGCCGCGCAAGCCTGCTTCTTCTCCACTGCAGGGGCAACTTCCTCAGTCTTCCATGCAGCTTCAGCAACCACAGTCTCTTGATGGTCAAACTAATCCATCGATGCAACCCGTACAGGGTTCCATGGCGGCAATGCAGCAGAACAATCTCACCAACTTGCAACATAATTCCTTGTCTGGCGTGTCGACAATTTCCAACTCTCAGCAACATATGATAAATACAGGACAGCCTGGTTCCAGTGTGGATTTGGGACAGGGTAATTCATTGAACTCACTGCAGCAG GCAAACCTCGGTTCCCTACAGCAAAATTCAAACGCCTTGCAACAGTCGCTTCCTAAACAGCACGAGCAGCAAATGTTGCAGAACCAGCAATTAAGACAGCAGTACCACCAGCGGCAGCAGATGCAGCACCATATTTTTCAGAGACAGCAGTTAATGCAACAGCAGCAAGCAAAGCAACAGCAGACTGCGCAATTGCCAGCTCACCAGATGTCGCAGCTTCACCAGATGACTGATGCTAATGACCTAAAGATGAGGCAGCAAATGGGAATGAAAGCAGGAGTTTTACAGCAACAGCAGTCAGTTGGCCAGCGTGTTGGATCTCATCATCCGCAATTGAAGTCGGGAATATCTTCACCTCAAGTCCATCAGGCACTATCTCCTCAGGTTACCCAACATCCTTCTCCTCAAATTGACCAACAAAATATGTTGGCATCTCTTACCAAAGCGGGGACTCCTCTCCAATCCACAAGCTCACCATTTGTTGTCCCATCTCCTTCAACTCCCTTGGCTCCATCTCCAATGCCAGGGGATTCTGAAAAAGTTAGTGCTGGCCTTGCGTCACATTCCATAGCTGGAAATATAATGCATCAGCAAGCTACTGCTGCTTCTGCACCTGCCCAATCCCTTGCAATTGGTACTCCTGGGATATCAGCCTCACCTTTGCTTGCAGAGTTTACTCCTCTAGATGGTACACATGCCAATGGCTCAGCTGCTGATTCTGGCAAGTCAAGTGTTGAACAACCACTGGAACGTTTGATGAAAGTG GTTAAAAACATGTCCGCCAAAGCATTGAATTCGTCTGTTAGTGACATCAGTTCGGTGGTCAGTATGATGGATCGAATAGCAGGATCTGCACCAGGAAATGGATCAAGAGCAGCTGTTGGCGAAGATTTGGTTGCCATGACCAAATGTCGTCTCCAAGCGAGAAACTACTTTACGCAGGATGGACCTACAGGAACAAAGAAAATGAAGCGATATACAACTTCCAACGTTGTTTCATCAAACGGCAGTGTAAATGATAGTTTCTGGCAGTTGAATTTTTCTGAAGCATCTGAGTTAGAGTCAACAGCAACATCCGATGTCAAAAAATCTAGGGCAGAG GTTAATCATGCACTGGTTGAAGAGATACATAAAATCAATCTGCAACTTATTGACACTGTTGTAAAGATTAGTGACGAAGGTATTGATCCAAGTGCTCTTGCAGCTGCAACAGAGGGCGGTGAAGGCACTACTGTTAAGTGTTCCTTCACTGCCGTTTCGTTGAGTTCAAGCTTAAAAGCACAGTATGCTTCAGCGCAGATG TCTCCAATTCAGCCTTTGAGATTGCTCGTTCCAGTTAATTATCCGAACTGCTCTCCAATTTTGTTGGACAAGTTTCCAGTTGAAATCAG TAAGGAGTATGAAGATCTATCCATGAAGGCCAAATCAAGGTTTAGCGTTTCTCTGCGAAGTCTTTCACAGCCGATGTGTCTAAAAGACATAGCCAAGACTTGGGATGTTTGTGCCCGTGCTGTAATTTGTGAGTATGCGCAGCAAAGTGGTGGAGGAACCTTCAGCTCGAAGTACGGGTCTTGGGAGAATATTTCGAGTGCAGCATGA